One genomic segment of Arachis duranensis cultivar V14167 chromosome 4, aradu.V14167.gnm2.J7QH, whole genome shotgun sequence includes these proteins:
- the LOC110280448 gene encoding zinc finger BED domain-containing protein RICESLEEPER 4-like, whose amino-acid sequence MASNAREDTQSNSVAPNDNEVEVQSNANPTSETPQATDNVSTPEGSTPNEGDNKTHVKSAYWEYFDRLKVEGEWKAKCKFCKTVLSANSRNGTKSLRNHVDRYCKRIKVANSRQSSIVESLSKQSQKQKVNEDGFVFDPSFTRKCVAKMIILHEYPMSCVDHHGLRRAFALMQPTFKMPS is encoded by the coding sequence ATGGCTAGTAATGCTAGAGAAGACACACAAAGCAATAGTGTTGCTCCAAATGATAATGAAGTTGAAGTTCAAAGTAATGCTAATCCAACTTCAGAAACTCCACAAGCAACGGATAATGTCTCAACTCCAGAAGGATCAACTCCTAATGAAGGTGACAATAAGACTCATGTTAAGAGTGCTTACTGGGAGTATTTTGATCGTTTGAAAGTTGAAGGTGAATGGAAGGCGAAGTGTAAGTTTTGCAAGACTGTGCTTAGTGCAAATTCGAGGAATGGTACCAAGTCATTGCGGAACCATGTGGATCGATATTGCAAGAGAATAAAGGTGGCAAACTCTAGGCAATCATCAATTGTTGAATCATTGTCAAAACAATCACAAAAGCAAAAAGTGAATGAAGAtggttttgtgtttgatccttCATTTACAAGAAAATGTGTTGCTAAAATGATTATTTTGCATGAGTATCCTATGAGTTGTGTGGACCACCATGGATTGAGGCGAGCTTTTGCTTTAATGCAACCAACTTTTAAAATGCCTAGTTGA